From the genome of Jannaschia sp. S6380:
GGCGTGCCGACGGGCTTGCCCTCGAACACGACGGTCGTGCAGCCGTGGATCAGCGGCGCATAGCAGATATAGCTGTGGCCCACGACCCAGCCCACGTCGGAGGCGGCCCAGAACACCTCGTCGGGGTCGACGCCGTAGACGTTGGTCATCGACCAGGCCAGCGCGACCAGGTGGCCCCCGGTGGGGCGGATCACGCCCTTGGGTGCCCCCGTCGTCCCGGACGTATAGAGGATGTAGGCCGGGTGGCTGCCCAACACGGGCACGCAGTCGACCGGGTGGGCGGCCGCGACGGCCTCGTGCCAATCCACGTCATCGGGCCCCATCTCGGCCCGCAGCGTGTCGCGCTGAAGGATGAGGCTGAACCGCGGACGGTGCCGCGCCTCGGCCAGCGCGGCATCCAGCAGCGGCTTGTAGGCGACGGTGCGCGACGGCTCGATCCCGCAGGATCCGGCGATGATGGCGACCGGCTCCGCGTCGTCGATGCGCACGGCCAGCTCGCGCGCGGCGAAGCCACCGAACACGACCGAATGGATCGCGCCGATCCGGGCGCAGGCCAGCATCGCCTCCAGCGCCTCGGGGACCATGGGCATGTAGATGACGACCCGGTCGCCCTGCCCCACGCCACGTTCGACCAGCGCCCCCGCCAGCCGCGCCACGCGGTCACGCAGCTCTGCATAGGTCACGTGCGCAATGGTATCCGTGACGGGGCTGTCGTAGATGATCGCCGTCCGGTCGCCACGTCCGGCGTCGACGTGGCGGTCCACGGCGTTCCAGCAGGTATTGACCGTTCCGTCGGCGAACCATTCCGGCACCGGCCCGCCCAGATCGTGCAGGGCCTTCGACGGCGGACGCTTCCAGTCGATTGCCGCCGCCTGCTCCATCCAGAAGCCCTCCGGGTCGGTCTGCGCCCGCTCCCATTCCCGCTGCCAGCCCATCGTGCCCCCCTAGCGATGCCCCGCCTTCGTTGTAGTGGCCCGCCGCCACCGGGTGCAAGCCGCGCGCGGCGGTCGAGATCGGGCCTGCCTTGCCGGCGCGGTGGCGTAGCTAGTCGCGTTGCACACACGGATCCGGACCATGGCCCTCGACACATTCCGCCGCACTTGCGTCAGGGGCTGGGCCCGCTGGCGGGCAATCCTGCGGCACACCTCCCCGCCCAAGCTCCTGCTGATGGGCTATCTGAGCTTCATGATCCTCGGCTGGGCGCTCCTGTCGCTGCCGGTCGCGCAGGAGGGTCCCGTCGCGGCCATCGACACGCTCTTCATCGCCACCTCGGCGGTCTCGACCACGGGTCTCGTCACCGTCGATCCGGGCACGAGCTTCACCTTTTTCGGCGAGGTCGTGATCCTCGGGCTGATCCAGATGGGCGGGCTGGGCTACATGACCATCGGCTCGTTCATCGCGCTGCATCTGGCCGGCCGGTTCGACCGCTTTCGCGCAGCAACGACACGCAACGCCTTTCACCTGCCCGAGGGGGTCGACCCGGCCTCGTTCATCCGCGCGGTCGTCGTCTTCACCCTGATCTGCGAGGTCGCGGGCGCGATCGCCCTCTACGTCATGTTCGAACGCGCGGGCGTCGACCGGGCCGCCTGGTCGGCGATCTTCCATTCCGTCTCGGCCTTCGCGACCGCGGGATTCAGCCTGAACGCCGACAGTTTCGAAGGTTTCCACGACCACGCGGGCATCAACATCGTGATCGCCATCCTGTCGCTGCTGGGGGCGATGGGTTTCCTGATCGTCGTGGACTTCTGGCGCAACATGCTGGGGCGGACACGATACCTGGGCTTCACGTCCAAGGTGATCTGGCGCATCACGCTCAGCTTCCTGATCGTGGGGACGGCGATCCTGTTCGTGGCCGAACCCACCTACCATGCCCTGCCGCCCGAGGATCGGCTGCTCGCCAGCTTCTTCCAGGTCATGACCGCCTCGACCACGGTCGGGTTCAATACCACCCCCATCGGATCGCTGGCCCCGGCGATCATCGTCGTGATGTTCTTCCTGATGATCGTCGGCGCCTCGCCCGCCGGCACCGGGGGCGGCTTGCGCACCACGTCCTTCGCCGCGCTGGTGGGGCTGGTCCGCTCCACGCTGAAGGGGCGCGAGCGCATCCGCTATTTCAAGCGCGAGATCCCGCTCGGGCGGTTGCAGACGGCGACGGCTTCGCTGGCCTACTACTTCGCCCTGCTGATGATCGGAACGTTCCTGCTGCTTCTGGCCGATCCGCGTCTGCCTTTCGACGCGGTCATGTTCGAGGCGATCTCGGCCATGGGCACGGTCGGCCTGTCGATGGGCATCACCGGTGATCTGCCGGGCCTGGGCAAGCTGGTCATCATCGTGCTGATGACCGCCGGCCGGGTCGGCATCCTGACTTTCGGCATGGCGCTGGCATCCCATGACGAAAGCCGCGACGAGGAGGCCGACAACGAGCTGGTGATCTGGCCGCGGCGCTTTACCTCTCCGGCCGGTGCGGGCATCCTCGCGGGCACGCACCACCGGAGGATTTCATGGACATCCGCGCCCTCGACGACCGCGTCGCCGTCGCGCCGCAGCTCGACCCCGCAGACATGGGCGCACTCGCCGGTGACGGCGTCACGACAATCATTTGCAACCGCCCCGATGCCGAGGTCCCGCCCGCCCACCGCGCGGCCGCAATGCAAGAAGCCGCCGAAGGCGCGGGGCTGGCCTTCGTATTCAACCCGGTCGCGATGCCGCAACTCACCCTGCAGGCGGTCGAGGAACAGGCGGACGCGATCGACGGTGCGGACGGCCGCGTCGTCGCCTATTGCGCGTCGGGCACGCGGTCCGCCGTTCTTTGGGCGTTGGCGATGGCGGGACGGATGCCGCCGGACGACATCCTCGGGGCGACACGCGCGGCCGGGTTCGAGCTGGACGGCCTGCGCCCGCAGATCGACGCCTTGGCGGCCCCGCGATGACCGGGGGGCGGCCGACGGGACGGCGGTGGCACGACATGGGCGGCGATCTGGCTGGGCCGGTGCCGCAGGACGACCACGACTTCGCGCTTTGGGAAAAGCGGATCGACGCCCTGGTGGTACTGTCCGGGGGCAAGGGCCTCTTCACCGTCGACGGGCTGCGGCGCGTGCTGGAAGACATGGGCGAGGAGGCGTTCGAGACGATGACCTATTACGAACGCTGGGTCGCGTCGCTGAACCAGAACCTGCTGGAGCGCGGCGTCTATACCGTCGCCGAACTCGGGCAACGGATGGCCGAGGTGCGGGCCCGGGGCGACACCTACGGGCGCGCGACCGATGCCGACATTTGATCCCGACACCCCGGTGCGCGTGCGCACGATGTTCCCGCCAGGACACGTCCGAACCCCGGCCTATCTGCGCGGATGCCCCGGTGTGGTGGAACGCGTGCTCGGTCCCTTCGGCAACCCCGAAGAGCTGGCCTATGGCCACGCGCCGGCGTCCCTGCCACTCTACCGCGTGAGGTTCCGCATGGGCGATGTCTGGCCGGACGCCGACACGCCCGACGACACGATCGACGCGGAAATCTACGCCCATTGGTTGGAGCCGATCTGATGCCGCATGACCATCACGACCACCTCTCGCCTTCGGGCCACCCGTACCGTGCCGATCAGGACGGGCCGCTGACCTATTGGCAGACGATGGAGATCGCGATCCGCGAATTGTTGATCGAAAAGGGCGTGGTCACCGCATCCGAGGTCGCCGCGCAAGTCGACGCGATGGACGCCCGTTCGCCCGCGCAAGGAGCTGCCGTCGTCGCGCGGGCCTGGACGGACCCCGCCTATCGCGACCGCCTGCTGGCCGACGCCCCGGCCGCCTGCGCCGAGGTCGGTTGCGACGTCGGGCCGCTGCGCCTGATCGCGGTCGAGAACACGCCCCAAGTCCACAACGTCGTCGTCTGCACGCTCTGTTCCTGCTATCCACGCGACCTGTTGGGCCTGCCGCCCGACTGGTACAAGTCGCGCGAATACCGGTCCCGCACGGTGCGGGAGCCGAGGAAGGTCCTGTCGGAATTCGGACTGGACCTGTCGCCCGACGTGACCGTCCGCGTCCACGACTCGACAGCGGACATGCGCTATCTCGTCGTGCCCGCCCGCCCCGCCGGGACCGACGGCCTGGACGAGGTTGCGCTGGCCGAACTGGTCACCCGCGACAGCATGATCGGCGTAAGTGCGGCGAAGGCCCCCTAGCGCCCCCGGATCCGCGGGTCCAGCGCGTCGCGCAGGCCATCGCCGACATAGTTGATCGACAGCACCACCAGGCTGATTGCAGCCCCCGGCCAGAACGCGCGACCGGGATAGAGTTCCAGGTAGGGCACGCCGTCGTTCAGCAGACGTCCCCAGGTCGGGAAGTCGGGCGGAAAGCCCAAGCCCAGGAAGGACAGCGCGCTTTCGGTGATGATCGCCGTGGCGATGCCCAGCGTGGCCGACACCATGATCGGCGAGAGGACGTTCGGCAGGACGTGCCGCGTCACGATACGGCGCGACGGCGTGCCGATGGAGCGCGCGGCCAGCACGAACTCCCGCTCCTTCAGGGCCAGGACGTCGCCGCGCACGATGCGTGCGGTCTGCATCCACGAGGTGATGCCGATGGCCGAGACGATCAGGATGAAGATGCCGGTCTCGATGCCGAACACGGCCGTCAGCGGTTCGCGGAACAGAAGCACCATCACCAACAACAGCGGCAGCAGCGGCAGCGCCAGGAACAGGTCGGTGAACCGCATCAGCGGGCCATCCAGCCGGCGGAAATAGCCCGCCAGCAC
Proteins encoded in this window:
- a CDS encoding TIGR01244 family sulfur transferase; this encodes MDIRALDDRVAVAPQLDPADMGALAGDGVTTIICNRPDAEVPPAHRAAAMQEAAEGAGLAFVFNPVAMPQLTLQAVEEQADAIDGADGRVVAYCASGTRSAVLWALAMAGRMPPDDILGATRAAGFELDGLRPQIDALAAPR
- a CDS encoding SH3-like domain-containing protein yields the protein MTGGRPTGRRWHDMGGDLAGPVPQDDHDFALWEKRIDALVVLSGGKGLFTVDGLRRVLEDMGEEAFETMTYYERWVASLNQNLLERGVYTVAELGQRMAEVRARGDTYGRATDADI
- a CDS encoding SH3-like domain-containing protein, with translation MPTFDPDTPVRVRTMFPPGHVRTPAYLRGCPGVVERVLGPFGNPEELAYGHAPASLPLYRVRFRMGDVWPDADTPDDTIDAEIYAHWLEPI
- the nthA gene encoding nitrile hydratase subunit alpha, translating into MPHDHHDHLSPSGHPYRADQDGPLTYWQTMEIAIRELLIEKGVVTASEVAAQVDAMDARSPAQGAAVVARAWTDPAYRDRLLADAPAACAEVGCDVGPLRLIAVENTPQVHNVVVCTLCSCYPRDLLGLPPDWYKSREYRSRTVREPRKVLSEFGLDLSPDVTVRVHDSTADMRYLVVPARPAGTDGLDEVALAELVTRDSMIGVSAAKAP
- a CDS encoding ABC transporter permease, giving the protein MTDARDPTTPVGAEPGTVAASAPVAGAEPVLLTRARSQWWDVWDQFRSHKGAMAGAAVFLAIVLLVVLGPLIWPLDPTQTDIRSRNQGMSWGHPLGTDQLGRDIFARMIQGGRVSLAVGMTAMALSLLLGTLIGVLAGYFRRLDGPLMRFTDLFLALPLLPLLLVMVLLFREPLTAVFGIETGIFILIVSAIGITSWMQTARIVRGDVLALKEREFVLAARSIGTPSRRIVTRHVLPNVLSPIMVSATLGIATAIITESALSFLGLGFPPDFPTWGRLLNDGVPYLELYPGRAFWPGAAISLVVLSINYVGDGLRDALDPRIRGR